Proteins found in one Enterococcus sp. 9D6_DIV0238 genomic segment:
- the rpsE gene encoding 30S ribosomal protein S5, with product MVYIDPKHLELEDRVVAINRVTKVVKGGRRLRFAALVVVGDKNGHVGFGTGKAQEVPEAIRKAIEDAKKNLVEVPMVGSTIPHEVIGVFGGGRILMKPAVEGSGVAAGGPVRAVLELAGVADITSKSLGSNTPINVVRATVEGLKQLKRAEEVAALRGKSVEEILG from the coding sequence ATGGTTTATATTGATCCAAAACACTTGGAATTAGAAGACCGCGTAGTTGCGATCAACCGTGTAACAAAAGTTGTTAAAGGTGGACGTCGTCTACGTTTTGCTGCTTTAGTTGTTGTGGGAGATAAAAACGGACACGTTGGTTTTGGTACTGGTAAAGCACAAGAAGTACCAGAAGCGATCCGTAAAGCAATTGAAGACGCGAAGAAAAACTTAGTTGAAGTGCCTATGGTTGGTTCGACTATCCCTCACGAAGTGATTGGGGTATTTGGTGGTGGCCGTATCCTTATGAAACCTGCAGTAGAAGGTTCTGGGGTAGCCGCTGGTGGACCAGTTCGTGCCGTATTGGAATTAGCTGGTGTAGCAGATATTACATCAAAATCATTAGGTTCAAACACGCCGATCAACGTTGTTCGCGCAACAGTTGAAGGGTTGAAACAATTAAAACGTGCCGAAGAAGTGGCAGCACTTCGCGGTAAATCTGTAGAAGAAATTTTAGGATAA
- the rpmD gene encoding 50S ribosomal protein L30 has product MAELKVTLKRSVIGRPQNQKDTVKALGLGKVNSSVVKPANEAIKGMINTVSHLVDVEEV; this is encoded by the coding sequence ATGGCTGAATTAAAAGTTACATTAAAACGCAGCGTGATCGGACGTCCTCAAAACCAAAAAGATACAGTTAAAGCATTAGGTTTAGGAAAAGTAAACAGCTCTGTTGTGAAACCTGCGAATGAAGCAATCAAAGGTATGATCAACACTGTTTCACACTTAGTGGACGTTGAAGAAGTTTAA
- the rplO gene encoding 50S ribosomal protein L15: MKLHELKPAEGSRQVRNRVGRGTSSGNGKTAGRGQKGQKARSGGGVRLGFEGGQTPLFRRLPKRGFTNINRKDYAVINLDVLNRFEDGTEVTPAGLIEAGIVKNEKAGIKVLANGELTKKLTVKAAKFSKAAEEAIVAAGGSIEVI, from the coding sequence ATGAAACTTCATGAATTGAAACCTGCTGAAGGTTCACGCCAAGTACGTAACCGTGTTGGACGTGGTACTTCATCTGGTAATGGTAAAACAGCCGGTCGCGGACAAAAAGGGCAAAAAGCTCGTTCAGGCGGCGGTGTACGTTTAGGATTTGAAGGGGGTCAAACTCCATTATTCCGTCGTTTACCAAAACGCGGCTTCACGAACATCAACCGTAAAGATTACGCAGTCATCAACTTAGATGTCTTAAATCGTTTCGAAGATGGAACTGAAGTTACACCTGCAGGACTGATCGAAGCTGGAATCGTTAAAAACGAAAAAGCTGGGATCAAAGTTCTTGCTAACGGTGAATTAACTAAAAAATTAACTGTGAAAGCAGCTAAATTCTCTAAAGCAGCAGAGGAAGCAATTGTTGCAGCTGGTGGATCAATCGAGGTGATCTAA
- the secY gene encoding preprotein translocase subunit SecY encodes MFKLLKDAFKVKDIRSKILFTVFILFVFRLGAHITVPGVNAKGLQDLSNLPFLNMLNMVSGSAMQNFSIFSMGVSPYITASIIIQLLQMDIIPKFVEWSKQGEVGRKKLNQATRYLTIVLGIAQSMGITAGFNQLSSVGIVKNPSIGTFVTIAVILTGGTMFVTWLGEQITEKGIGNGVSMIIFAGIISRVPAGIKEIIEDYFINIESSRIWQSVIFIVILIIAILIVVTLVTFFQQAERKIPIQYTKRVSGAPTSSYLPLKVNAAGVIPVIFASSLIATPNAVLQAFSKNYSGEGWYDIMTQIFSYNTVPGAIIYTVLIVAFTFFYAFVQVNPEKLAENLQKQGSYIPSVRPGKGTEEYISGMLMRLSVVGSIFLGLVALLPIIAQMVWQLPQSIGLGGTSLLIVIGVALETAKQLEGLMLKRQYVGFINK; translated from the coding sequence ATGTTTAAACTGTTAAAAGATGCTTTTAAAGTCAAAGACATTAGATCAAAAATTTTGTTTACTGTATTCATTCTTTTTGTATTTCGTTTAGGTGCTCATATTACAGTACCTGGCGTAAATGCAAAAGGATTGCAAGACTTAAGCAATTTACCATTTTTAAACATGCTGAATATGGTCAGCGGTAGTGCGATGCAAAACTTCTCGATCTTTTCGATGGGGGTTTCACCGTACATTACAGCATCTATCATTATTCAACTCTTACAAATGGATATCATACCGAAATTTGTAGAATGGTCAAAACAAGGTGAAGTTGGACGTAAGAAGTTGAATCAGGCAACAAGATATTTAACGATCGTCTTGGGGATCGCTCAGTCAATGGGGATCACTGCTGGTTTCAACCAATTAAGTTCAGTTGGGATCGTAAAAAATCCTAGCATCGGAACTTTTGTAACGATCGCTGTGATTTTAACTGGTGGTACGATGTTTGTTACTTGGTTAGGAGAACAAATTACTGAAAAAGGAATCGGCAATGGCGTTTCGATGATCATTTTTGCAGGGATCATTTCAAGAGTCCCAGCAGGGATCAAAGAAATCATTGAAGATTACTTTATCAATATCGAGTCTTCTAGAATTTGGCAGTCTGTGATTTTTATTGTGATTTTAATTATTGCGATTTTAATCGTGGTTACATTAGTAACCTTCTTCCAACAAGCAGAACGCAAAATTCCGATCCAGTATACAAAACGTGTCTCTGGTGCACCAACAAGTAGTTATTTACCGTTAAAAGTAAATGCTGCCGGTGTTATTCCAGTTATCTTTGCAAGTTCATTGATTGCGACACCAAACGCTGTCTTACAGGCGTTTTCTAAAAATTATTCCGGCGAAGGCTGGTATGATATTATGACACAAATTTTTAGTTACAATACCGTTCCAGGTGCGATTATTTATACTGTACTGATCGTTGCTTTCACTTTCTTCTATGCCTTTGTTCAAGTAAACCCTGAGAAATTAGCGGAGAACTTACAAAAGCAGGGAAGTTATATTCCAAGCGTACGACCAGGTAAAGGGACAGAAGAATATATCTCTGGAATGTTAATGAGACTAAGTGTTGTCGGTTCTATTTTCCTAGGATTAGTTGCACTATTACCGATCATTGCTCAAATGGTCTGGCAATTACCGCAATCTATCGGTCTTGGGGGAACTAGCTTACTGATTGTGATAGGTGTTGCATTAGAGACAGCGAAACAATTAGAAGGTTTAATGTTGAAACGTCAATATGTTGGCTTTATCAATAAGTAA
- a CDS encoding adenylate kinase has product MNLILMGLPGAGKGTQAEKIVDTYGIPHISTGDMFRAAMKNETALGLEAKSYIDKGALVPDDVTNGIVKERLAEPDTDKGFLLDGFPRTLDQAEALDKMLQELNKKIDAVIDIHVEEDVLVDRLAGRFICRTCGATYHKIFNPPAVEGTCDRCGGHDFYQREDDKPETVKNRLAVNIKSSAPILDFYKAKNVLHTIDGNREIDTVFSEVKEIIEKR; this is encoded by the coding sequence ATGAACCTCATTTTAATGGGATTGCCTGGAGCAGGCAAAGGAACTCAAGCAGAGAAAATCGTCGATACTTACGGTATTCCGCATATTTCTACTGGAGATATGTTCCGTGCCGCAATGAAAAACGAAACTGCTCTTGGCTTAGAAGCGAAATCTTATATCGATAAAGGTGCTTTGGTTCCAGACGATGTTACAAACGGTATCGTCAAAGAACGTTTGGCTGAACCAGATACTGATAAAGGCTTTTTATTAGATGGTTTTCCACGGACGCTGGATCAGGCAGAAGCATTAGATAAAATGTTACAAGAATTAAATAAAAAAATCGATGCAGTCATCGACATCCATGTAGAAGAAGATGTGTTGGTTGATCGCTTGGCCGGCCGTTTTATCTGCCGTACATGCGGAGCAACTTATCATAAAATTTTCAATCCTCCAGCAGTGGAAGGAACATGTGATCGTTGCGGCGGACATGATTTTTATCAAAGAGAAGATGATAAGCCTGAAACGGTCAAAAACCGTCTGGCTGTCAACATCAAAAGCAGTGCACCGATTTTAGATTTTTATAAAGCTAAAAACGTACTGCACACAATAGATGGGAATCGCGAGATCGATACTGTTTTTTCTGAAGTGAAAGAAATCATTGAAAAAAGATAG